The genomic DNA CGGTCAACGCCAGGTAATCGATCCCCGTCGTTGCCGGCGGGTCTCGACGGTCTCGGGTCGGGCTTTCGGGTGGGCATGGCGGCTGATGGTGTGCGGTGTCGCGGCACCGAAACTCTGGTCGCGGTGGCGGACCTCGACGGTCTGCAGGTCGAACGGGGAGAACACCAGCTCCACGCGGCGCCCGGCCAGGGCGGGGTCGACCTGGTAGGTGTTGGAATGCAGGGAGACGGTGGCGGTCTTGGTCACCACCCGAAATTCCGACCACAAGAACGCCTCGGTCAGATCCGCCGCCGTCGGCAACTCCGGAGTGTGACCAAGGCGGTCCCAGCCGGTGTCCCAGCGCTCCAGTGGGGATTGCCCGGTCTCGGTATGGGTGCGGCGGTGGTATTCGGTCTCGACCCAGGCCATGAACAGCCGGTTGAGCTCCAACAGCGCACCGGTGTGGTCGACCCCGGCGGCGGCGAGGTCCTCGGTGGTGGTGTCGGTGACCTCAACGAGGAACTGCCCACGCACGGTGCGGAAGAACCGTTCAATCTTGCCCCGTCCTGCGGGCGCCCGGGCGCCGAATGTACCAGTCGGATACCGAGTTTCGCGCACGCCCGCAGCAGCCAGGCATCGACGAACGCCGAACCATTGTCGACATAAATCGAGGCTGGCACGCCGCGGGCGGCCAGCGCGGGTTTGAGCGCGGCCGCCAGACGCACGGTGTCCTCGGCGAACCCGAACCGGTGACCGACCACCAACCGAGAATGGTCGTCGAGGAAGGCGAACAGGTAGGTCTTGCGGTCACCGACCCGCGGACCGTGCAGAGCGTCGCCGACCCACAGTTCGTTGGGGTCGGCGGCTTCGAACCGGCCGAACACCTCCCTGGCGCCACCGGCGGCGGGCCCATCAGCTCGCAGCGATGGAAATGGCGCAGCAGGGTCGATTCCGAGGGCGCCCAGCCGGTGGCGGTGCGCAGGATGCGGGCCACCTGGGCGGTGGTGCGTGACGGATTCTCCCGCTTCAACGAGGCGGCCAGCTCCAGCACCCCGACGTCGGTGCGGGTGGCCAGCCGGCGCGGCTCGGGCACCAGGGCTTCGAACCCGCCGGCCCGGTAACGCCGGATCCAGCGGTCCAGGGTCGGTCGTGCGATCTGCACCCGGGTGCCGAACGGGTCGACATGGGTGCGCTGCGCGATCTCGCGGACCAGTCGGCCACGCTGTTTGGTCGACAACCCGGCCTCCAGGGCGGGGCAGATCAGCTGATACCGGAACAAGCCGATCGCCTGGACCCGCTCGCGACGCTTGTGTTCTTCCAACGACACCGTTTCTCCTCACACATTCGATGGCCCGACCCGAAACCATTTGTCGGGCAGGTGCCTTCGCGAGGATCACCGATTCCCACGTGGCGCATCAGGGGCAACTGGTGTTGCGAACGGCGTCTGCCGCGTCGTCGGCCAGCCCGGTGCTAGCAGTTGGCCGCCGCTGACCGCGACCATCACCTGTACCGGCGTCACCGCGCCCACCAACCCGGCCGGCCCGAACCGCTGCCCGATCGCCACCGCCGCGGCATCGACCGCGGCCACCACCTCACCCCAGCCGCAGCCTTGATCGTCACGTCGATCCCGATGAGCACCGCCATCTGAATGAACCACGCCCGGATCGCCTCCAGTCGGCCGCCGGCCCGGCGCAGCCAGCCCGCACCGTGGTCGCCGGCACGTTGAGTCGAGCAGCGATCCGGCGATGCCCAACCCCCTGTGCGCGAGCAGCCAATGCCATCCAAATCTGTTCGGCTGCATACGCTCTGCGCAGCATCACCGTGACCGGCAACAACACGTGCGTCACCAGACACGATCGGCATCGCGCCCGCCGTGGCCGAACCGCACCGGCCAGACCCACCACGCGGCGACTGCGGGCGAATCCCCAACCACCCAGCACGCCCTGTGAGCACGCCGGGCATCTGATCAGCCCGCCGCCAACCGGGACTCGACGCAGACCAGATCAGCCTCTACCGTCACCATCGGTGCCTCCGTGCACTACAGCGCGGCACCCTGCGAGCCCGCCAAGACTTCAGCGGGGTGCCGCGCGACCCATCAGTTCCTCATCACACTGATGGTGCACACGACCAAGATCAAGCCGGCGGGCCACGCCACCGATCACATCGGCAAGATCAATGACGAATGGCCACCCCGTGATAGCCATCCAGAGAGACGGTCAACACCAAACCTGCGACCAGCCGATACTCCCAACCCAGCCTCTCGCACACCCGCTCTGTGACGGCGAACTTCACCAGGTCCCGCGCACGGCGCCGCTCCACCGGGCGGCAGTCGATCACCAACACGCAGCCGTCGCTACAGCGGGCGAACAAGTCCGGCGCGTGCGACACCGGCTTGCCGTGCGCATCGGTCCAGTGAAGCCAGAACGGCTGCGCCGCAATGCCGACCACCCGCGAATCGAAATCCAACAGCATCACGTGATCGCGCTCCAACCACGACTCGAACCCGACATGGCCACCGGTCGTCGCGCACCACCACCGGCCACTCAAATGCCGCTGCC from Mycolicibacterium phocaicum includes the following:
- a CDS encoding TnsA-like heteromeric transposase endonuclease subunit: MLAVTAILAGAATMVIETGCVEFEWVTADGEWQRSALDAAAGAPFEEGLPVRRYRPRKGQRHLSGRWWCATTGGHVGFESWLERDHVMLLDFDSRVVGIAAQPFWLHWTDAHGKPVSHAPDLFARCSDGCVLVIDCRPVERRRARDLVKFAVTERVCERLGWEYRLVAGLVLTVSLDGYHGVAIRH